The Triticum dicoccoides isolate Atlit2015 ecotype Zavitan chromosome 6A, WEW_v2.0, whole genome shotgun sequence genome has a window encoding:
- the LOC119314355 gene encoding histone H4 — protein MSGRGKGGKGLGKGGAKRHRKVLRDNIQGITKPAIRRLARRGGVKRISGLIYEETRGVLKIFLENVIRDAVTYTEHARRKTVTAMDVVYALKRQGRTLYGFGG, from the coding sequence ATGTCGGGCCGCGGCAAGGGAGGGAAGGGGCTGGGCAAGGGCGGCGCCAAGCGCCACCGGAAGGTGCTGCGCGACAACATCCagggcatcaccaagccggcgatcCGGCGgctggcgcggcggggcggcgtgaagcgcatctcggggctcatctacgaggagacccgcggcgtgctcaagatcttcctcgagaacgTCATCCGCGACGCCGTCACCTACACGGAGCACGCCCGACGCAAGACCGTCACCGCCATGGACGTCGTCTACGCCCTCAAGCGCCAGGGCCGCACCCTCTACGGATTCGGCGGCTAG
- the LOC119315574 gene encoding probable rhamnogalacturonate lyase B, translating into MDELKLRPARATLLRPLHAPAMLRSAAAELLRLLAVCARRHQAPAPALTGFTGSSTNGSNPPHMTDGYWDVVWNFPGSGYPRGMNDMLDGTEFRVVSATEEQVELSFMRTYDPSRLNSIPLTVDKRLVMLRGGSGFYCYAIFEHAGGWPAVDVSEARLVFKLDPTTFNYMAISDGIQRYMPGAADRDAPRAMPLAYKEAVLLVHPSEPQFAGEVDDKYQYSMDNKDNRVHGWIAGARGGGGVPVPVGFWVVTPSNEFKSGGPLKRELTSHIGPTSLTMFMGTHYIGKDMVAKIEAGEHWKKVMGPVFIYLNSNPQRGALWEDAKAQAEVEASRWPYSFPESPDFHKAGERGSVTGRLMVRDRYTSGGEDVPARLAYVGLAAPGQPGSSATESKGYQFWTRASATGGTFTIDNIRSGEYNLYAWVPGVLGDYMRTAPVTVVPGGAVALGDLVFEPPRSGPTLWEIGVPDRSAAEFFVPDPNPRYLSKLFVARDKYRQYGLWERYAELYPAGDPVFTIGVSNPFKDWFFAHVTRKTGNGENVPTTRRIRFNLPRVAGGGTYTLRIALAAAHMSKLKVQVNGATGKGSAGGVFLTPEFGDDNAIARHGEHGRWWSFEFPIDGRLLVQGENTIGITQPRASSVFVGVMFDYVRLEGPSGWDSGVTTSAGLGKILPLRLLCGLVVLPTLIFLLSSP; encoded by the exons ATGGACGAACTCAAACTCCGGCCAGCCAGAGCGACGCTGCTCCGCCCGCTGCATGCTCCGGCGATGCTCCGGTCGGCCGCTGCCGAGCTCCTCCGCCTGCTCGCTGTCTGCGCGCGGCGTCACCAGGCCCCTGCTCCAGCGTTGACCGGTTTTACAGGATCCTCAACAAACGGCTCAAATCCTCCACATATGACGGATGG GTACTGGGATGTAGTTTGGAACTTTCCAGGATCGGGATATCCCAGGGGCATGAACGACAT GTTGGATGGTACCGAGTTCAGGGTGGTATCTGCCACCGAGGAGCAAGTGGAGCTCTCTTTCATGAGAACCTACGACCCATCACGCCTCAACAGCATCCCGCTCACCGTCGACAAGAG GCTGGTGATGCTGAGAGGCGGCTCCGGGTTCTACTGCTACGCCATCTTCGAGCACGCCGGCGGCTGGCCGGCCGTCGACGTCTCCGAGGCCCGGCTCGTCTTCAAGCTCGACCCCACGACGTTCAACTACATGGCCATCTCGGACGGGATCCAGAGGTACATGCCAGGGGCGGCGGACCGGGACGCGCCCCGGGCCATGCCGCTGGCGTACAAGGAGGCCGTGCTGCTCGTGCACCCGTCGGAGCCGCAGTTCGCGGGGGAGGTGGACGACAAGTACCAGTACTCGATGGACAACAAGGACAACCGCGTCCACGGCTGGATTGCCGGTgcccgtggcggcggcggcgtcccggTGCCGGTGGGGTTCTGGGTCGTCACCCCCAGCAACGAGTTCAAGAGCGGCGGCCCCCTCAAGCGCGAGCTCACCTCCCACATCGGCCCCACCTCCTTGACC ATGTTCATGGGGACTCATTACATCGGGAAGGATATGGTGGCGAAGATCGAGGCCGGCGAGCACTGGAAGAAGGTCATGGGGCCGGTGTTCATCTACCTCAACTCCAACCCACAGCGGGGAGCGCTGTGGGAAGACGCCAAGGCGCAGGCGGAGGTCGAGGCGAGCAGATGGCCGTACAGCTTCCCGGAGTCGCCGGACTTCCACAAGGCAGGCGAAAGGGGCTCGGTCACCGGTCGGTTGATGGTCAGAGACAGGTACACGAGCGGCGGCGAGGACGTGCCCGCCCGGCTGGCATACGTCGGCCTCGCCGCTCCTGGTCAGCCCGGCTCCTCGGCGACGGAGAGCAAG GGCTACCAGTTTTGGACGAGGGCGTCGGCGACCGGCGGCACGTTCACCATTGACAACATACGGTCAGGGGAGTACAACCTCTACGCCTGGGTCCCCGGGGTCCTCGGTGACTACATGCGCACGGCTCCCGTGACGGTGGTGCCCGGCGGCGCCGTTGCCCTCGGCGACCTCGTGTTCGAGCCGCCCCGATCGGGGCCGACGTTGTGGGAGATCGGCGTGCCAGACCGGAGCGCCGCCGAGTTCTTCGTCCCCGATCCCAACCCCAGGTACCTCAGCAAGCTCTTCGTCGCCAGGGACAAGTACAGGCAGTACGGGCTGTGGGAGCGGTACGCCGAGCTGTACCCCGCCGGCGACCCCGTCTTCACCATCGGCGTGAGCAACCCCTTCAAGGACTGGTTCTTCGCGCATGTCACAAG GAAGACGGGCAACGGCGAGAACGTGCCGACGACGCGGCGGATCCGGTTCAACCTGCCCCGGGTCGCCGGCGGCGGCACCTACACGCTGCGCATCGCCCTCGCGGCGGCGCACATGTCCAAGCTGAAGGTGCAGGTGAACGGGGCGACGGGGAAGGGGTCGGCCGGGGGAGTGTTCTTGACGCCCGAGTTCGGGGACGACAACGCGATCGCGCGGCACGGCGAGCACGGCAGGTGGTGGAGCTTCGAGTTCCCGATCGACGGGCGGCTGCTCGTGCAAGGGGAGAATACCATCGGCATCACGCAGCCGAGGGCGTCCAGCGTGTTCGTGGGGGTCATGTTCGATTACGTCCGGCTGGAAGGGCCGTCCGGTTGGGATTCTGGCGTCACAACTAGTGCTGGCCTAGGCAAAATCTTGCCTCTCCGTTTGCTATGTGGGCTTGTCGTGCTACCAACATTGATATTTCTGCTAAGTAGTCCATGA